The DNA window TTCAAGAGACTGTATACTTCCCTCCATTCCCGATCTTCGCACctgtgttaaaataaactatactATACCtgccttgtgtctccggccagttctgtccgtaacacccTCATATAATTTACTTCTcactattgtttttttaagggcTGAACAACCCCAACTAGAGAGTACAAAGCCACATCTGTAGAAGTAACAGCAGCAAGAATTAACCTAAACTATGTAGTGATTTATAAAATGGTCAGGTACAACCAcagtcagatttttttaaatcacattcaACAATGCTGATAATCTCCATAAAGCACGGAAGTCCTTACTTTATTAGAATCAGTTGCTCTGTTAATTTTGATTGTTAACCAAGATCTGCTGTGCATTCAACTGCTTTTTGTTCTTTGTACAAATCATTTAATTCAGCACACAAGCACTGAGTGCAACGGTTGAAAAGCCATAAAAACTGAGATAGTTGCATTGCTCTGTCATATCCATCAAGAATAAACTTGCAGATGTGAAACCATTtcacatacatttgtttttcatcacaCTAGTGGAGGGCTGTACTAGCCAAACCACAGGACAGGAAACTGCATCGGTTAGAGCGGATTGTTTCGAAACCACGTTTAAAGTACTGTGCACAGTCAGATTAAAAAGGAATACCACACATCATATAATCCCGTGTCATGGTTAGGGGTTTTTGAACTGTGTAAAAAGACATCTGAGTACAGTTAGTTTAAACTACAGAATTCTGTTTGATAAACGTTTTGTCCCTGATGTGAGAAGAGTTTGTAGCTTTGCAGGTAAGGAGATAACAGTAGATAAAGTAAAATTTGTGATTAGAATAATCATTTTAGCCATActagcggcgtggctctagggatggcaatgtcagtctgttggtccaccactttggtccagactgaaatatctcaacacctaTTGGATGGGTTGGCATGaaacattaattttaatttaaaattcaatttgtttcctctagtgccaccagcaggtcaaggTTTCacttattcatatatatatattaacatcTACCATTGGATTGGCACCACGTTTGGTTCAGATATTCCTTTTTTCCCAGATGATGATGAATCAtaatgactttggcgatcccctgacttccTTTTCAGTCTTTTACCaaaatatcttgacaacaaTTGGATGACTTGCtttgaaatttggttcagacatggTCCCCAAAAGATGAATTGTTTTAACTGTTGTGATCTtagtcactgtgagcatgttagcatgctgatgttagcacaAAGccccgctgtgcctaagtacagcctcactgagccgatagcatggctgtagactcctaAACTGGAACTGTGGGCATAAGCGAACACACACAGGTGTCGTTCTGACACGTTagcgtgtgtgtttcttttatacttgtatGGATTGAGGGTATAACATTGTGTCAACTAGAAAGCAGTGTCATGTTTAGCAaaccacaatgtaaagaaaacatAGAAGAAATCAGGAAATGGAAATCAGtttcaccccagtttaaacAAACCAATACATTCCTtgaaacaaacataataatTTGGATTTATCAACATAAAAGGATGGGACTATGACAAAATGTGCAACAATATTAAGTTCCTTGACGAGAATTTAGTTTGCTATGCTCTGCTAGAAAATCCTTTGTGGTAATACCATACCATGTGAAGAAATGGAGAAACCTTCCCGACAGGCTCACGCACTACATGTTGAGATTTTTGAGGTGTGCTCATTGGCTCCTCTGCAAGCTGACCCATGgttatcaataataataataataaaactttatttatagagcacttatcaaaacaaagtacaaagtgcttcacaacaagaaaaataaaataacacagtgaatgacgaaatataaagaaataaaacacatgaaatacagaaaagcaataaaataaacagtaaaataaacagccagttcaggtaaaatcaggatatgcttttagataaaaatgtgttttgagacgagacttaaacgaagacactgactcagacaacctaatttcttgggcaagttgttccagagcctcggtgccctgatagcaaaagctctgtccccttagttttcatcctggactcaggaacagacaggagacccctgcccgaagatctcaaactacgtgaaggttcataagggattacaaggtctaaaatataatctggggccaggccatgaagagccttaaaagtaatcaacaagatcttaaaatcaatcctaaaaccaacagggagccagtgtaaagaggctaaaacaggtgttatgtggtcgtacttcttggtcctggttaaaagcctagcagctgagttttgtacagtctgcagtcgtgtcagagttttttgattaagacaagtgaacaggctgtcacaataatcaaggcgtgaggagataaaagcatgcacaacagtttctgcatcactaagatttaaaatagcgGTTCCAcataacacccttctctgcATAGGTTCACAAAGACTTTTCCATGTACCTCCGCAGAAGCATAATTCCTGCTTTAGTTAGTGTTTTCCTATACATTCTCCCATGCTGATAATGTCTTGTGAATAAAGCGCCTAAAATTAAAGTAGTGCTTGTTTGGCAGGAGATCCCTCGTAACTTCTTCAGTTACAGGGGATCTCGTCAACAGTTTAGTAAGCCTGGACAACAAGGCTTTGTCACTGGTAAACATCAACAACACTCTCAAAGCTAGTACACAGAGAAGACTCAAAATAGTAACATCAGGGTTTTAATCTAAACCTGCCCCACAAGACaatgattataaaaaacaacaaataccaaaaatacaaaacacagattttaactGTAGCTATACATAatggcaaacattttaaaacaaagctcttttgcttttttgacACACCTACGTTTAATGTGATTTCCAATATGTTTACTATATAAAATCCTTCATAACATGTTGAAAATGCACTTGGTCAAACTCTTATCAAATATAAAATTCCGTTTCTAAGACGTGCTGAGAAGTACTGTCGACTCGCTGCTTCCTGAGTTTCTCTCGACATaatattttcacctttttttttccatttgtgcgTTTCTGTGGAAAGATTTGTCCCCGTAGTTAACAGTGGGTGACACACTAACTAAACAGGAAGCCATATTTGGAGCATGTTGCAAGACCACAGTGGTCTTATTTACAATAACAGTACCATGCACGCTGTGCTATAAAGATACATGGTATTATGCTATATTAAAAAGGTAAATACTGTGTGATGAGTGTtgtgaaaaagtaaataattcCTTCTTCAGTCAATTTCTATTGTCATTCATGTATAAAAGGCCTTAAAGTTTCCAGACTTAACCACTGACAGTCACAATAACCTTCACCTGCTTGATCCAGTAGGATAAATGGGGTTTGGCTGTACAATCTCATTTTCTAATCAACATTCGGCCTTTGTGTAGCAATGTTTACAAATCACATGAACCCTGATGGCTTCCTGCTCAACAGACATGCTGCTTGTTGGTGTTTGTGCTTCAAAAGGCAAAAGTTTTACACCTTCCCCAAGGTGATCAACCTTATATTCTTGTCAAATCCTTTGCTTCACATGGGACCCTGCTAATGGATGGTTGTGGCAACattattttctacttttattcACTGGCATTTTGAAAGCCTCGTATCCAGTGGATGTCTCTTCCAATAAATGAAATCTAACTTTATGCCAGTACAAACCAAAATTTATGAGAAAGCACCGGAAGTCACAAAGCTAGTAAAACTTTATGGTTAACATTAAAGGTTTAATTACTGAATCTTTCCAATATTTCTTCTAATTTTTCACCTTTCAATTAATTGTTACTCCAGAATCAAAAGAGgaaatgcaacaaatgtttAACGCCGATATTTGGATCCATGAGCATTGTGACGGGAGGTATGACATAATGGATTCCAATGAGTTACTTAGGAGCAGTAACCAAATATAttatcaaaacacaaactcatCTATAAAATGGACATCGATGCATAacttggtactttaagtatatctGGCAGATAGTTATGGAATGAAATGTTTCGGTCTACAAGCTGACAGAAAATGTCCGAGCAATGATGCGATTAGGAAAACTGTGTCACGCACTCAAAAAAAAGCATGGTTACTTGGGGTATTAGTCACTGTTACTATTTCAGGGCTCTGCTATGAGCTCAGACTGTACAGGAAGTTTATGAATAACCATCATGAGTCACTGATAGTGCTAGACTGACAACAGGACATCTAGGTCTTAATATTGTCTAAGATTGTCTGCATTGTCTTGCGAGCTAACCTAAGTTTGTATGCACTTTGAAACCAGTGACAGTCACTTTTGGTGGGCGTTGAAATAACCTGAGGTTGATGTTTTGATTCCTCTACACTGTAACTTGCCGACAGCGCACTCCTCTGTGCGACTTGTGTAATGTCAAACAATCATCTGATGATTTTAAGACACTTGAAAAACCACCTAACcaccaaaatgtttatttttaaaaagtcacaatGTTGATGTACACGTATGATTATTATCTGCCTCTGTGGTTTacagcagaaaatatttttatgtgaaatgacATAATGCAGTTgaacactgtttttgtttcgAAGTAGATGTAGGCAAAGATGGTGAAAagcattaaaattaattaacacATAATTAAAAGTACTCACCACATTGAAAAATGATCACATTAACTTAATTTCAGGGGGAATAAGGGGTAGAGAAAATTACACTGGAGACAATCAAAAACTTCTCATGGTGATGTTACATGCTGGTCAGAGTTTGACGAAGACAGTGAAATGGAGTTTAAACTGACCTGAACCACTAAATACTGTTCACAGAGATTCACTATTGAATCCAGCTAAAGGCTTTGCCGAACAGTCATGCTCCTGTTGGCATTTTTGTGCTTCACGTTCATATAGTTCCACCTGATTCCCAGTACAAGCACCGTCTTCATCTGTTGGTGAAGGAGCAGCTTCAATGTGTCAGTGAGCCAAAGGGCAAAAGACAGCAGTTGATTAGTGGGAGGAGACATTATCAATCTATCTTACCCACCTCCATCTCCCTCATGGTCTGAAGGATTCAAAACCAGCAGCGTGTAGGCCACAAGCCCCCTTCTGTAACGTTTAGGCTATCAATTCTCCCAAAGAATATAATAATTTCTTTGGCATCCAATGTCAAGAagacatttcagttttatgtttCTCGGCACCTTTGGAGATTTATGAGGTGACAGACACAGGCCAAGTGACATCAGCAGCCCTATGATTGGCCGGGCTTGGTGAATTTGCTCTGTAGGAACACTCTGGGAACACAAAGCCCCTCCTTTTTGTTAACCGTCTCTCTCAGGACATAGTCATTAGCAACAGATTGGAGGCCTGCGTCCGCAAACAGCTCAGCCAGCAACTCTGAAAGCAGACGAAAAGAGAAGAGTGAGACTTTAGAGGGAGGGAACAACCCAGGAAAGATTCGACTACTGACTGTTGTTATGGTACGTCACCGTGTCCTTCCCATATTGTATGGGAAGCTGTATAATTCACGTGATAAATGGTTAAACTGTTGAACAATTCAAATCAAGAATTTGCAGAGGGTTAGGGTCAGACCATTATTCTATGTTAATTCATACAGCAAACACCCCTGGGgcaaataaatatgtattagctcttaaaacaagtgaaaacttGCTTACTGCTAGTTGCAAGCTGACCACTTCTGTTTGTGAAGCAGACCAACCaagaactgaaataaaaaatggttactgcattgaaaaacacattgagGAGACTGGAAAACGCTttagctgcttttgttttggaCAGTGGAGGAGGATGCTGTACAAAAAGAAGAATATTAGAAAAAGAGGGATCCATGAAACTGGaaagtaggtaaaaaaaaagtatatatttttagtATCTATCCATCTACCTATATCTATATGCAGTATCTATCTATAGTATATTCATCTACATGGCTATAGTATCTAGGCACCTATAGTATCAACCTACCTATCTACCTTTCTATCTATCTCCCGAACAGTCTCAATtccacacacaaatataaaaacgaCTTTCCTGAAGTAATTTACTGACCTTTAGAGAAGAAGTAGGACCTGGTGCAATCTTGGCGGACGTAGAAGTTCTCCCCCAGCTTGCTGCCAGCTTTAAATCGGAGCATGGCGTGGTCATGCAGGCCGTAGTCCCTGAATAGGACGATGCCTCCGGGCTTCAGCACCTTAAAGCCACATGTATGTTACATTACATCATTTGAACCAGCTTGTATTAGGgctaacaaaaacaacatgggAACTTATCACCAGACACAAGCTTGTCAGTTGCTGCCTTGAACTCAGTCACATTAAaaatttcaatacattttgtacagcATTGTACCATTTATTTCTACACACACTGGATTATGTGTATAttagacatgtatgtatatcATTGTGTACTTTAGAGAAGAAAACCCCACCTTGCTGATGTTCTGCAAAGCCAGCTTCATCTTGTCAGGGTGGATGGCCGACAGGACAAAGATGAGAGTGACAACATCCACGCTGCCCTCAGGCACATTTTCCCTCAGATCATCTTTAGTTAAATCACACTGGAAGGCACAGCAGCGCTCAGGGGAGTACAGAGGGTTTTGCTGTCAACAGAAAGTGGATAAAgtggttttatttgtattattattattaaagtgtCATTATTGGCTAGAGATTTGCTGACCTGCTTCATATTTTGCTTTGCAAACTGTCCTGTACGACCAGTCTTCTACTGTTATGTGCTACTGAACAGATCTACTGCAGTGGCTCAGCCATAATGTTTTGAGAAAGTGGTGGCCTAGAGGTTGGAGGCTTGTGACCAATGGCCAGTGATAAAAAGTCTTCCTGTAAATTTAGTATGAAGCCATGAAATCCTCCAGCAGAACTGCTCAGCAGCCAGCAGTACAAGACTGAGTTTGTACTGTTCAGCTCGCAGGTGTAAATGTGTCATTCTGAGTGAATGTAAAGCAGTGCGACACTAGAAAAGAGCCTGGAGCTTAGTTGAcctacaaaagtaaaaatagaaaaaagatgattcacatacacatatatattgtaGATATAGATTTGATGGATAGATGTCTTACTTTGACAAATTCTACAGCTCGTGGTGAGAAGTCACAGGCATAAACAAAGATGTTGA is part of the Siniperca chuatsi isolate FFG_IHB_CAS linkage group LG9, ASM2008510v1, whole genome shotgun sequence genome and encodes:
- the mettl6 gene encoding tRNA N(3)-methylcytidine methyltransferase METTL6 isoform X1, translated to MALSKNESFPGDTTITPPEEEVVSKRSPCVPGQTKISTARVLTQEELNRLSGERALVSDFKQMKLEKEAQKNWDLFYKRNTTNFFKDRHWTTREFEELKACREFETQRLVLLEAGCGVGNCIFPLLEDDLNIFVYACDFSPRAVEFVKQNPLYSPERCCAFQCDLTKDDLRENVPEGSVDVVTLIFVLSAIHPDKMKLALQNISKVLKPGGIVLFRDYGLHDHAMLRFKAGSKLGENFYVRQDCTRSYFFSKELLAELFADAGLQSVANDYVLRETVNKKEGLCVPRVFLQSKFTKPGQS
- the mettl6 gene encoding tRNA N(3)-methylcytidine methyltransferase METTL6 isoform X2; this translates as MALSKNESFPGDTTITPPEEEVVSKRSPCVPGQTKISTARVLTQEELNRLSGERALVSDFKQMKLEKEAQKNWDLFYKRNTTNFFKDRHWTTREFEELKACREFETQRLVLLEAGCGVGNCIFPLLEDDLNIFVYACDFSPRAVEFVKQNPLYSPERCCAFQCDLTKDDLRENVPEGSVDVVTLIFVLSAIHPDKMKLALQNISKVLKPGGIVLFRDYGLHDHAMLRFKAGSKLGENFYVRQDCTRSYFFSKVLGWSASQTEVVSLQLASCWLSCLRTQASNLLLMTMS